From Candidatus Dependentiae bacterium, the proteins below share one genomic window:
- a CDS encoding rhodanese-related sulfurtransferase — MGKILLYYKYTDISCPGSIAKWQRHLCEELGLKGRIIIAKEGINGTVGGVQDATEKYKKAMEDHELFSGIDFKESDGGADCFPRMRVILRDEIVNLGIDPEKITPKQGGTYLTPQQTHELLTNKPNDLIIIDCRNKCESDVGTFIGSIKPNTKHFREFPKYVDEHAQELKDKQILMFCTGGVRCERASGYVKEKTQAKEVFQIKGGIHRYVEQFPNGFFRGKNYVFDSRITIKINDDILGSCSLCSKPNDNYINCANALCNKHVICCTNCIEKYKNTCGATCQQLLVEKKVETRPLQLRVSYESSFEEQDPTKSKNYES; from the coding sequence ATGGGGAAAATTTTACTGTACTATAAATATACAGATATTTCGTGTCCAGGTTCAATTGCAAAGTGGCAACGTCACCTGTGTGAAGAGCTTGGCCTAAAAGGTCGTATCATTATTGCTAAAGAAGGCATTAATGGCACTGTAGGTGGTGTACAAGACGCAACTGAAAAATATAAAAAGGCCATGGAAGACCATGAGCTTTTTAGTGGCATTGATTTTAAAGAAAGTGACGGTGGTGCTGATTGTTTTCCTCGCATGCGAGTCATATTACGAGATGAAATTGTTAACCTTGGCATAGATCCAGAAAAAATTACTCCTAAACAGGGTGGTACATATCTAACTCCACAACAAACTCACGAATTACTAACCAACAAACCTAATGATTTAATTATTATTGACTGTCGTAATAAATGCGAATCTGATGTTGGTACTTTTATTGGTTCTATAAAGCCAAACACCAAACATTTTCGTGAATTTCCTAAGTATGTCGACGAGCATGCTCAAGAACTTAAAGATAAACAAATTTTAATGTTTTGCACCGGTGGTGTACGATGCGAACGCGCATCTGGTTATGTAAAAGAAAAAACTCAAGCAAAAGAAGTTTTTCAAATTAAGGGCGGTATACATCGTTATGTTGAACAATTTCCCAATGGTTTTTTTCGCGGCAAAAATTATGTATTTGACAGTCGTATTACAATAAAAATTAATGACGACATTTTGGGTAGTTGCTCTTTATGTAGTAAGCCTAATGATAATTACATTAATTGCGCTAATGCACTATGCAATAAGCATGTTATTTGCTGTACCAACTGCATTGAAAAATATAAAAACACGTGTGGAGCAACATGTCAGCAACTGTTGGTAGAAAAAAAAGTTGAAACTCGTCCGTTGCAACTTCGAGTCTCTTACGAAAGCAGCTTCGAGGAACAAGATCCTACGAAAAGTAAAAATTACGAATCATGA